A window of Pseudomonadota bacterium contains these coding sequences:
- a CDS encoding GNAT family N-acetyltransferase, translated as MSVRPLRTADLTACAAIVAQTSVFAAYGLSAEAVARQLGEALDDARSAVLVAVAPADTPLAVAWFVERGAFDRSGYLRLIAVAPGRTRGGLGRALVAALEQRYLSRGGIVLLAAHDNALAHRFYEGLGYGHVGDLPAYVGSGLHERIYFKPQTASPVATFERQCTSLRVQV; from the coding sequence GTGAGCGTGCGTCCGCTGCGGACGGCCGACCTGACGGCGTGCGCGGCGATCGTCGCGCAAACGTCAGTGTTCGCCGCCTATGGCCTGAGCGCCGAGGCGGTAGCACGCCAACTCGGCGAGGCGCTGGATGATGCCCGCAGCGCCGTCCTCGTGGCTGTCGCGCCGGCCGATACGCCGCTCGCCGTGGCGTGGTTCGTCGAGCGTGGCGCCTTTGATCGCAGCGGCTATCTGCGCCTGATTGCGGTCGCTCCCGGGCGGACGCGGGGTGGGTTGGGCCGGGCGCTGGTCGCTGCGCTGGAGCAGCGCTACCTCTCACGCGGCGGCATCGTCTTGCTAGCGGCGCACGACAACGCGCTGGCCCATCGCTTCTACGAGGGGCTGGGCTACGGTCACGTCGGCGACCTGCCAGCCTATGTCGGCAGCGGACTGCACGAGAGGATCTACTTCAAGCCGCAGACGGCGAGCCCCGTCGCCACCTTCGAGCGGCAGTGCACTTCGTTGCGGGTGCAAGTCTAG
- a CDS encoding TfoX/Sxy family protein → MATQQGTMDFLLDQLRGLPAVRARKMFGEYALYCDEKVVALVCDNQLFVKITPAGRALVGERYAEGEAYPGAKPSMLIDAEELEDGDRLCELIRLTAAALPVPRPRRPRKKQGSAGR, encoded by the coding sequence ATGGCCACCCAGCAAGGCACGATGGACTTCCTCCTCGATCAACTGCGCGGGCTGCCTGCCGTGCGCGCGCGCAAGATGTTCGGTGAGTACGCCCTCTACTGTGACGAGAAGGTCGTTGCGCTGGTTTGTGACAACCAGCTCTTCGTCAAGATCACGCCGGCAGGACGGGCGTTGGTCGGCGAGCGCTACGCGGAGGGCGAGGCCTATCCGGGGGCGAAACCGTCGATGCTGATCGACGCCGAGGAGCTCGAGGATGGCGATCGGCTCTGCGAGCTGATTCGTCTCACGGCGGCGGCCCTGCCCGTCCCTCGGCCGAGGCGGCCGAGGAAGAAGCAGGGCTCGGCAGGACGGTAG
- a CDS encoding glycosyltransferase family 4 protein codes for MRVAMFSWESLHSFNLGGLAVHVTELAAGLQRRGHEIHVITRRRGDQGYYDCIHGVHYHRVDHGVTQNIVESMDWMCKAMAHRFHEVTSFVGPFDLIHAHDWMAGNVIKYVRDGHGTRGLLTLHSTQYGRDGNVFHDGYARWVRDTEAAACFHAQSIIAVSNFLAAEVSRIYQVPHWKLHVVPNGVNYHAFDGFIDPGEVKARYHVAPMAPTVLTVARMTAQKGIDMLVDAVPMVLASYPETKFFISGDGPELDAVVRRAHAIGAAHAIRFLGPLPRNDYADLTRAVDVVAVPSRNEPFGIVVLEAWAAGKPVVATTAGGPRDFVWHDVNGFLVDANPGGLAHGIGSLLADHEHCRRLGQAGRRAVEEHFNWDNIAGFTEGVYQAVTR; via the coding sequence ATGCGCGTCGCGATGTTCTCGTGGGAGTCACTGCATTCGTTCAACCTCGGTGGCCTCGCGGTACACGTGACCGAGCTCGCAGCCGGCCTGCAACGGCGCGGCCACGAGATTCACGTGATCACCCGCCGGCGCGGCGACCAGGGCTACTACGACTGTATCCACGGCGTGCACTATCACCGCGTCGACCACGGCGTGACCCAGAACATCGTCGAGTCGATGGACTGGATGTGTAAGGCGATGGCGCATCGCTTCCACGAGGTGACGTCCTTCGTCGGCCCCTTTGACCTGATCCACGCCCACGACTGGATGGCGGGCAACGTGATCAAGTACGTCCGCGACGGCCACGGCACCCGCGGCCTGCTGACGTTGCACTCGACCCAGTACGGCCGCGACGGCAACGTCTTCCACGATGGCTACGCGCGCTGGGTGCGTGACACCGAGGCCGCTGCCTGCTTTCACGCGCAGAGCATCATCGCGGTCAGCAACTTCCTTGCTGCCGAGGTCAGCCGTATCTACCAGGTGCCGCATTGGAAGCTGCACGTCGTGCCCAACGGCGTCAACTACCATGCCTTCGACGGCTTCATCGATCCGGGCGAGGTCAAGGCGCGTTACCATGTGGCGCCGATGGCGCCGACGGTGCTCACCGTGGCCCGGATGACCGCCCAGAAGGGCATCGACATGCTCGTCGACGCCGTGCCGATGGTGCTGGCCTCCTACCCGGAGACCAAGTTCTTCATCTCCGGCGACGGACCCGAGCTCGACGCCGTCGTGCGCCGTGCGCACGCGATCGGCGCAGCCCACGCGATTCGCTTCCTCGGGCCACTACCGCGCAACGACTACGCGGACCTGACGCGGGCGGTCGATGTCGTCGCGGTGCCGAGCCGCAACGAGCCCTTCGGTATTGTCGTGCTCGAGGCCTGGGCCGCCGGCAAGCCGGTAGTGGCCACGACCGCCGGTGGGCCGCGCGACTTCGTCTGGCATGACGTCAATGGCTTCCTCGTCGACGCCAACCCCGGGGGCCTGGCGCACGGCATCGGCTCGTTGCTCGCGGATCACGAGCACTGCCGCCGCCTGGGTCAAGCGGGCCGGCGCGCCGTCGAAGAGCACTTCAACTGGGACAACATCGCCGGCTTCACCGAGGGCGTCTATCAGGCTGTGACGCGCTGA